From a single Prosthecobacter sp. genomic region:
- a CDS encoding DUF433 domain-containing protein, translating to MNTLETDIEISTDGSMKLLAPMPAWLRPGRSHVLLVMADDSEVGPGIEKTANVCGGDACIASTRVPVWSLEQARRLGFTDAELLDNYPSLTGSDLTAAWAYVTSHKVEVEQAIRDNEEA from the coding sequence ATGAACACCCTTGAAACGGACATTGAGATCAGCACCGATGGCAGCATGAAGCTGCTGGCACCCATGCCTGCGTGGCTGCGGCCAGGCCGCAGCCATGTGCTGCTGGTGATGGCTGATGACAGTGAGGTCGGGCCGGGCATTGAGAAAACCGCGAACGTCTGCGGCGGCGATGCCTGTATCGCCAGCACTCGCGTGCCGGTATGGTCGCTGGAGCAGGCGCGGCGGCTCGGCTTCACGGATGCCGAGCTGCTGGACAACTATCCCAGCCTCACGGGCAGCGATCTGACCGCCGCCTGGGCCTATGTGACGAGCCACAAGGTGGAGGTCGAGCAAGCCATTCGCGACAACGAGGAAGCCTGA
- a CDS encoding DUF5615 family PIN-like protein: MPARLYSNENFHRQVVLALRELGHDVLTSVEAGRANQRIPDEAVIEFAKREGRAVLTFNRLHFLRLHRSTNAEHAGIIVCTTDHDTAALAQRIDQAIREAGVLDGQLLRVNRPAK; the protein is encoded by the coding sequence GTGCCAGCCCGCCTCTACTCCAACGAGAATTTTCACCGGCAGGTCGTGCTGGCTTTGCGGGAGCTTGGGCATGACGTGCTCACTTCCGTGGAAGCAGGACGTGCCAATCAACGCATCCCCGATGAGGCAGTCATCGAGTTTGCGAAGCGCGAAGGCCGGGCAGTGCTGACCTTCAACCGCTTGCATTTTCTGCGCCTGCACCGGAGCACGAATGCCGAACACGCGGGAATCATCGTCTGCACGACCGATCACGACACGGCAGCCTTGGCGCAGCGGATTGATCAGGCCATTCGCGAAGCCGGTGTGCTTGATGGGCAGCTCTTGCGCGTGAACCGGCCTGCGAAGTGA
- a CDS encoding 5-formyltetrahydrofolate cyclo-ligase, whose amino-acid sequence MHDKPTLRQHMRERLRALDPAFIASASQQISDNILHLAAAWPSGTTIALFGGLKNEPDILPHLLPALNAQGVRLCFFQIEASELQPRQVRSLDDLQRGQMNVWEPKPHCPRIEIDALDIILVPGLAFTRDGLRLGRGGGYYDRLLANPACRAQRIAIAFDLQIVDSIPVEPHDQRVHQIITESSLIASSVPH is encoded by the coding sequence ATGCACGACAAACCCACGCTTCGCCAGCACATGCGCGAACGCCTTCGTGCCCTCGATCCCGCCTTCATCGCCAGTGCCAGCCAGCAAATCTCAGACAATATCCTGCACCTCGCTGCTGCGTGGCCATCCGGCACCACCATCGCCCTCTTCGGCGGCCTCAAAAACGAACCGGATATCCTCCCGCATCTCCTTCCCGCCCTCAATGCGCAAGGAGTCCGCTTATGCTTCTTCCAAATCGAAGCCTCTGAACTGCAACCTCGCCAAGTCCGCTCGCTTGATGATCTCCAACGCGGCCAGATGAACGTCTGGGAGCCCAAACCGCACTGTCCACGAATCGAAATCGACGCCCTCGACATCATCCTCGTTCCAGGTCTCGCCTTCACTCGTGATGGACTCCGTCTCGGTCGCGGAGGCGGCTACTACGACCGCCTTCTTGCGAATCCCGCCTGCCGCGCCCAACGCATCGCCATCGCCTTCGATCTCCAGATCGTTGATTCCATTCCCGTCGAACCCCACGATCAGCGCGTCCACCAAATCATCACCGAATCCAGTTTGATTGCTTCCTCCGTGCCCCATTAG
- the smc gene encoding chromosome segregation protein SMC, protein MYLKSLTLHGFKSFADKTHFEFHKGVTGIVGPNGCGKSNVVDAIRWVLGETSAKALRGDEMADVIFNGTDKRKPVGLAEVTLTMADCEESLKVDFNEVALTRRVFRDGRSEYRLNNTVCRLKDIHDLIAGTGIGRAAYSIMAQGQIDMLLSSKPEDRRTVFEEAAGITKFKSQKREALRKLEYTEANLLRVADIIAEVKRQMGTLQRQAAKARRYQALLEDTRLLDTHLAHKQYTEFSGEKSEAETQVRILANQIEELQRKLQAAETEAAQTREAYHALESQISQARQQAQELRSQMQSAEGRIGFNKERSEELEGRIRQNEEQIAANEELLDQARRDLANADEQLLAITDNIQTRQLAMNEHASVHQSILPERNRLESDRRAIRESIRQFEGQMAASEARAQSLSNQISADRQRHESLAHDRQTAAQARESSQIEYDELQRNIQELEETRNQLDEKAKDCAREIIERRRQRDAMNNELNDLQRNLTQRKSRLEILEQLLQKGEGLSSGTQSVLSGLDNPEVYSTGVRGLLASSIEVDPDFIPAIEAALKDHLQAVLLTESELAAQIIDRLTDHKMGRASLVPHDFCNLRNAADRELMPAGAIAWATDKVRVKTGVQSLIDHLLHNVIIVDDLHTALRLKREMPHLAIATMRGEFISTDGIINGGASKEEGSSTLRREAEVRQLRTEVEALELQFMEKEDAVKAVSAQLEDMQREEVSLREQSQRAREGFSQFQGKISVVQRALQQATAKLESVEWDQNQIQERIGGSESQINQLREAAAIAQEQLESSRVREGELELEMESFLRRELESSERLNELRTALALEQSALHSIERQKAPLGVRLQELQAGMNRFSEEINTWRVRIQQSDAENARFQEQIESQRGAIAAIEEHLHARTEERAGLFEQVSQLETQLTQLRQSYNGLNESRNRAEVALTRVDLRLENLINQVQERYSFHIDAFEPDYHVLMVTIEEQKKNRSRGKKAAANAAETSESSESTETTVSEASDQSEVSEEPEAKEIPAVSNRDEDEELENIVIPGEEAQPDWAFVMEVVYELRQKLEGIGPVNLDAIQEFEELEERHNFLDTQHNDLVKSKDELLQVIAKINETTKTMFVETFTQVRGFFHDNFRELFGAQAKADLMLIDESDPLESGIEIIAKPPGKKLQTISLLSGGERSMTAVALLFSIYQVKPSPFCVLDELDAPLDETNIGRFLKMLDKFIDNSQFIIVTHNKRTMSRADVIYGVTMQEFGISKPVGVRMTTEDTRNTTKSVEELQLDAPADRPRLESMDEQQERLTEIEEQEEESPAVLV, encoded by the coding sequence ACACCGTTTGTCGGCTCAAGGACATCCACGATCTCATCGCTGGCACCGGCATCGGTCGTGCGGCTTACTCGATCATGGCGCAGGGTCAGATCGACATGCTTCTCAGCTCGAAGCCTGAAGATCGCCGCACCGTCTTTGAAGAAGCCGCTGGCATCACCAAGTTCAAATCGCAGAAGCGGGAAGCGCTGCGCAAACTCGAATACACGGAAGCCAATCTGCTTCGCGTCGCCGACATCATCGCCGAAGTGAAGCGTCAGATGGGCACCTTGCAGCGTCAGGCCGCCAAAGCACGTCGCTATCAGGCCTTGCTCGAAGACACACGCCTGCTCGACACCCACCTCGCACACAAACAATACACCGAGTTCAGCGGTGAGAAATCCGAGGCCGAAACACAGGTGCGCATACTGGCGAATCAGATCGAAGAATTACAGCGCAAACTACAGGCCGCCGAAACGGAAGCTGCACAAACGCGCGAGGCCTACCACGCGCTCGAATCGCAGATCAGTCAGGCACGTCAACAGGCCCAGGAACTCCGCTCACAGATGCAGAGTGCTGAAGGGCGCATTGGTTTCAACAAAGAGCGCAGCGAGGAACTCGAGGGACGCATCCGTCAAAACGAGGAGCAGATCGCCGCGAACGAAGAACTGCTCGATCAGGCCCGCCGCGATCTCGCCAATGCCGATGAGCAACTTCTCGCGATCACCGACAACATTCAGACGCGTCAGCTCGCGATGAACGAGCACGCGAGCGTGCATCAGAGCATCCTGCCGGAGCGCAACCGCCTGGAAAGTGACCGCCGCGCCATCCGCGAGTCGATCCGCCAGTTTGAAGGCCAGATGGCCGCTAGTGAGGCCCGTGCGCAGTCCTTGAGCAATCAAATCTCCGCCGACCGTCAGCGTCACGAATCGCTCGCGCATGATCGTCAAACCGCCGCGCAGGCCCGTGAGAGCAGCCAGATCGAATACGACGAGTTGCAACGCAACATCCAGGAACTCGAGGAAACGCGCAACCAGCTCGACGAGAAGGCCAAGGACTGCGCCCGTGAGATCATCGAACGCCGCCGCCAGCGCGACGCGATGAACAACGAACTCAACGACCTCCAGCGCAATCTCACGCAGCGCAAGTCACGCCTCGAAATCCTCGAACAACTGCTGCAAAAAGGCGAGGGTCTCTCCTCCGGCACGCAGAGCGTCCTCAGCGGCCTCGACAATCCGGAAGTCTATTCCACCGGCGTTCGCGGCCTGCTCGCCTCCAGCATTGAGGTCGATCCCGATTTCATCCCCGCCATCGAAGCCGCGCTCAAAGATCATCTTCAGGCCGTTCTGCTCACCGAGAGCGAACTCGCCGCGCAGATCATCGACCGCCTCACCGATCACAAAATGGGCCGTGCCTCGCTGGTGCCGCATGATTTCTGCAATCTGCGCAATGCTGCGGATCGTGAACTCATGCCCGCCGGCGCCATCGCCTGGGCCACGGACAAAGTCCGCGTCAAAACTGGCGTGCAGAGCCTCATTGATCACCTGCTGCACAACGTGATCATCGTCGATGACCTGCACACGGCGCTGCGCTTGAAGCGTGAGATGCCGCACCTCGCCATCGCCACCATGCGCGGTGAATTCATCTCCACGGACGGCATCATCAACGGCGGTGCCAGCAAGGAAGAAGGCTCCTCGACCCTGCGTCGCGAAGCCGAAGTGCGCCAGCTCCGCACCGAGGTCGAGGCACTCGAACTCCAGTTCATGGAGAAGGAGGACGCGGTGAAAGCCGTCAGCGCCCAGCTCGAAGACATGCAGCGCGAGGAAGTTTCCCTCCGCGAGCAAAGCCAGCGCGCGCGTGAAGGCTTCTCGCAGTTCCAAGGCAAGATCAGCGTCGTCCAGCGCGCGCTGCAACAAGCCACGGCGAAGCTGGAGAGCGTCGAGTGGGACCAGAACCAGATCCAGGAGCGCATCGGCGGCTCTGAAAGCCAGATCAATCAACTTCGTGAGGCCGCCGCCATCGCGCAGGAGCAGCTTGAGTCTTCCCGCGTCCGCGAAGGCGAGCTCGAACTCGAAATGGAGTCCTTTCTCCGTCGCGAACTCGAATCCAGCGAGCGCCTCAATGAACTCCGCACCGCGCTCGCCCTCGAACAAAGCGCGCTGCATTCCATCGAACGTCAGAAAGCCCCGCTCGGCGTGCGTTTGCAGGAACTTCAGGCCGGCATGAATCGTTTCTCCGAAGAGATCAACACTTGGCGCGTCCGTATTCAGCAGAGCGATGCTGAAAACGCCCGCTTCCAAGAACAGATCGAATCCCAGCGCGGTGCCATTGCCGCCATCGAAGAACATCTCCATGCGCGCACGGAAGAACGCGCTGGATTGTTCGAGCAGGTCAGCCAGCTCGAAACCCAGCTCACACAGCTTCGTCAGAGCTACAACGGCCTCAACGAATCTCGCAACCGCGCCGAAGTCGCCCTCACCCGCGTCGATCTCCGCCTCGAAAACCTCATCAATCAGGTTCAAGAGCGCTACAGCTTCCACATCGACGCCTTCGAGCCCGATTACCACGTCCTCATGGTCACTATCGAGGAGCAGAAGAAAAATCGCAGTCGTGGCAAGAAGGCAGCCGCGAACGCAGCCGAGACTTCTGAGTCATCTGAAAGCACTGAAACAACGGTGTCTGAAGCGTCTGACCAGTCAGAAGTGTCCGAGGAGCCGGAGGCTAAAGAAATCCCCGCCGTCTCCAACCGCGATGAGGACGAAGAACTCGAAAACATCGTCATCCCCGGCGAAGAAGCACAACCAGACTGGGCGTTCGTCATGGAGGTCGTCTATGAACTGCGCCAGAAGCTGGAAGGCATCGGCCCGGTCAATCTGGATGCCATTCAGGAATTCGAGGAACTCGAAGAACGTCACAACTTCCTCGACACCCAGCACAACGACCTCGTCAAATCGAAGGACGAGCTGCTCCAGGTCATCGCGAAGATCAACGAGACCACGAAGACCATGTTCGTCGAGACGTTCACGCAGGTGCGCGGCTTCTTCCATGACAACTTCCGCGAGCTGTTTGGCGCTCAGGCCAAGGCCGACCTCATGCTCATCGACGAAAGCGACCCGTTGGAGTCCGGCATCGAAATCATCGCCAAGCCGCCGGGCAAGAAGCTGCAAACCATCAGCCTTCTCTCCGGTGGCGAACGCAGCATGACCGCCGTGGCGCTGCTGTTTTCGATTTACCAAGTCAAACCCAGCCCGTTCTGCGTGCTGGACGAGCTGGACGCCCCGCTCGATGAAACGAACATCGGCCGCTTCCTCAAGATGCTCGACAAGTTCATCGACAATTCCCAGTTCATCATCGTCACCCACAACAAGCGCACCATGAGCCGCGCGGACGTGATCTACGGCGTCACCATGCAGGAATTCGGCATCAGCAAGCCCGTCGGCGTGCGCATGACGACCGAGGACACCCGCAACACCACCAAATCCGTGGAGGAACTCCAGCTCGATGCTCCAGCCGACAGGCCACGCCTCGAAAGCATGGACGAACAGCAGGAACGTCTCACCGAGATTGAGGAGCAGGAAGAAGAGTCGCCTGCGGTGTTGGTTTGA
- the prmC gene encoding peptide chain release factor N(5)-glutamine methyltransferase, with the protein MKTLLEIIQSGTAYLEKRKIEEARLNMEHLLAHVLGCRRLDLYLRFNETVPEAQLTTLRELLRRRGEGEPLQHLLGTVEFCGHEFVSDHRALVPRPETETLVELILKKFATPPARVLDMATGSGCIGLSLAKAWPLSEIILADISEDALDLARLNASRLSANIKLLRSDLFEKITGTFDLIAANLPYIPTAEIQSLSPEVKRDPALALDGGPDGLRIVERFLTDALPHLNSNALIALEVGHDQGAPVSIRCAALGYLNATTAPDLPGIHRFVFATAATKKPESPDSGITTHPFRPA; encoded by the coding sequence ATGAAGACCCTTCTCGAAATCATCCAGTCCGGCACCGCCTACCTGGAGAAGCGCAAGATCGAGGAGGCCCGGCTCAACATGGAGCACCTCCTCGCCCACGTCCTCGGCTGCCGTCGGCTTGATCTCTACCTCCGCTTCAACGAAACCGTTCCCGAGGCCCAGTTGACCACCCTGCGCGAACTCCTCCGCCGCCGTGGCGAAGGCGAGCCGCTCCAGCACCTCCTCGGCACCGTCGAATTCTGCGGCCACGAGTTTGTGAGCGACCATCGTGCCCTCGTTCCGCGCCCTGAGACCGAAACCCTCGTCGAACTCATCCTCAAAAAATTCGCCACACCACCGGCACGAGTGCTCGACATGGCCACCGGCTCCGGCTGCATCGGTCTCAGTCTCGCCAAAGCCTGGCCCTTGAGCGAAATCATCCTCGCCGACATCAGCGAGGATGCCCTCGACCTCGCCCGCCTCAACGCTTCGCGCCTCAGCGCCAACATCAAACTCCTGCGCAGCGACCTCTTCGAAAAAATCACCGGCACCTTCGATCTCATCGCCGCCAACCTCCCCTACATCCCCACCGCCGAAATCCAAAGCCTCAGCCCCGAAGTCAAACGCGACCCCGCCCTCGCCCTCGACGGCGGCCCCGACGGCCTCCGCATCGTCGAACGCTTCCTCACCGACGCCCTGCCGCATCTCAATTCAAACGCCCTCATCGCCCTCGAAGTCGGCCACGATCAGGGTGCGCCTGTTTCCATCCGTTGTGCCGCCCTCGGCTACCTCAACGCCACCACCGCCCCTGACCTCCCAGGCATCCACCGCTTCGTCTTTGCAACTGCTGCAACTAAGAAGCCGGAGTCTCCTGACTCCGGCATCACAACGCACCCATTCCGCCCCGCTTGA